A stretch of the Odontesthes bonariensis isolate fOdoBon6 chromosome 5, fOdoBon6.hap1, whole genome shotgun sequence genome encodes the following:
- the LOC142380446 gene encoding uncharacterized protein LOC142380446 isoform X2: MEEEINSDTLVLRKVASAPKEEKEDQAVISEVNPKELATPLSKVEAAARCHSRLLLVCLGILCVLLAAIIVVMAVYINMVMNKQDANLSAENQQLMVVLKNRNEQLTADNRVLKNQTEQLTADNTVQKNRTEQLTADNRVLKNQTEQLTADNRVLKNRTEQLTADNRVLKNRTEQLTADNRVLKNQTEQLTADNTVQKNRTEQLTADNRVLKNQTEQLTADNRVLKNQTEQLTADNRVLKNQTEQLTADNRVLKNQTEQLTADNRVLKNQTEQLTADNRVLQNRTDLMTVEIGNLENQTKHLNRQKDDLNWTLGVILTFNNFPVNQFCPDKKCQPCRGGWILYQKKCYLFYDEPAPWKSWTQSQTYCKDSGADLVVIDNQQEQEFISNNTKYYFSVNHGYWIGLKESNGTFIWIDGRRDTLRYWLETGGSGSYVLVIPDKSPTQSWKRSSPEFQLRFICESEALIRSN; the protein is encoded by the exons atggaagaggAAATCAATAGTGACACACTGGTTTTAAGAAAGGTTGCTTCAGCTCCAAAAG AGGAAAAGGAGGACCAGGCAGTTATTTCTGAAGTGAACCCTAAAGAGCTTGCAACTCCTTTATCAA AAGTTGAAGCAGCTGCACGCTGTCACTCTCGTCTGTTGCTGGTGTGTTTGGGGATACTTTGCGTCCTCCTGGCGGCGATCATCGTGGTGATGGCCGTCTACA TTAACATGGTAATGAACAAACAGGACGCAAACCTCAGTGCAGAAAACCAGCAGCTGATGGTAGTCCTAAAGAATCGGAATGAGCAATTGACCGCTGACAATAGAGTCCTAAAGAACCAGACCGAACAGTTGACCGCTGACAATACAGTTCAAAAGAATCGGACCGAACAGTTGACCGCTGACAATAGAGTCCTAAAGAACCAGACCGAACAGTTGACCGCTGACAATAGAGTCCTAAAGAACCGGACCGAACAGTTGACCGCTGACAATAGAGTCCTAAAGAACCGGACCGAACAGTTGACCGCTGACAATAGAGTCCTAAAGAACCAGACCGAACAGTTGACCGCTGACAATACAGTTCAAAAGAATCGGACCGAACAGTTGACCGCTGACAATAGAGTCCTAAAGAACCAGACCGAACAGTTGACCGCTGACAATAGAGTCCTAAAGAACCAGACCGAACAGTTGACCGCTGACAATAGAGTCCTAAAGAACCAGACCGAACAGTTGACCGCTGACAATAGAGTCCTAAAGAACCAGACCGAACAGTTGACCGCTGACAATAGAGTCCTAAAGAACCAGACCGAACAGTTGACCGCTGACAATAGAGTCCTACAGAATCGGACCGATCTGATGACGGTGGAGAttggaaacttagaaaatcAGACTAAGCAcctgaacagacagaaagacgacCTCAACTGGACGCTGGGAGTCATCCTGACGTTCAACAACTTTCCGGTGAATCAATTCTGCCCTGACAAAA AGTGTCAGCCCTGTCGGGGCGGCTGGATTCTTTACCAGAAAAAGTGCTACCTGTTTTATGATGAACCCGCTCCTTGGAAGTCATGGACACAAAGTCAAACATATTGCAAAGACAGCGGTGCAGATCTGGTTGTTATTGATAATCAGCAAGAACAG GAATTCATCAGTAATAACACCAAGTATTACTTTAGCGTGAACCATGGATACTGGATTGGGTTAAAAGAAAGTAACGGCACCTTTATCTGGATTGATGGACGCAGAGACACTCTTAG GTACTGGCTGGAGACTGGTGGATCAGGTTCATATGTGCTGGTTATCCCTGATAAGAGCCCAACGCAGAGCTGGAAAAGAAGTTCTCCTGAATTTCAACTCAGATTCATCTGTGAGAGTGAAGCCTTGATAAGGTCAAATTAG
- the LOC142380446 gene encoding uncharacterized protein LOC142380446 isoform X1: MEEEINSDTLVLRKVASAPKEEKEDQAVISEVNPKELATPLSTEVEAAARCHSRLLLVCLGILCVLLAAIIVVMAVYINMVMNKQDANLSAENQQLMVVLKNRNEQLTADNRVLKNQTEQLTADNTVQKNRTEQLTADNRVLKNQTEQLTADNRVLKNRTEQLTADNRVLKNRTEQLTADNRVLKNQTEQLTADNTVQKNRTEQLTADNRVLKNQTEQLTADNRVLKNQTEQLTADNRVLKNQTEQLTADNRVLKNQTEQLTADNRVLKNQTEQLTADNRVLQNRTDLMTVEIGNLENQTKHLNRQKDDLNWTLGVILTFNNFPVNQFCPDKKCQPCRGGWILYQKKCYLFYDEPAPWKSWTQSQTYCKDSGADLVVIDNQQEQEFISNNTKYYFSVNHGYWIGLKESNGTFIWIDGRRDTLRYWLETGGSGSYVLVIPDKSPTQSWKRSSPEFQLRFICESEALIRSN, from the exons atggaagaggAAATCAATAGTGACACACTGGTTTTAAGAAAGGTTGCTTCAGCTCCAAAAG AGGAAAAGGAGGACCAGGCAGTTATTTCTGAAGTGAACCCTAAAGAGCTTGCAACTCCTTTATCAA CAGAAGTTGAAGCAGCTGCACGCTGTCACTCTCGTCTGTTGCTGGTGTGTTTGGGGATACTTTGCGTCCTCCTGGCGGCGATCATCGTGGTGATGGCCGTCTACA TTAACATGGTAATGAACAAACAGGACGCAAACCTCAGTGCAGAAAACCAGCAGCTGATGGTAGTCCTAAAGAATCGGAATGAGCAATTGACCGCTGACAATAGAGTCCTAAAGAACCAGACCGAACAGTTGACCGCTGACAATACAGTTCAAAAGAATCGGACCGAACAGTTGACCGCTGACAATAGAGTCCTAAAGAACCAGACCGAACAGTTGACCGCTGACAATAGAGTCCTAAAGAACCGGACCGAACAGTTGACCGCTGACAATAGAGTCCTAAAGAACCGGACCGAACAGTTGACCGCTGACAATAGAGTCCTAAAGAACCAGACCGAACAGTTGACCGCTGACAATACAGTTCAAAAGAATCGGACCGAACAGTTGACCGCTGACAATAGAGTCCTAAAGAACCAGACCGAACAGTTGACCGCTGACAATAGAGTCCTAAAGAACCAGACCGAACAGTTGACCGCTGACAATAGAGTCCTAAAGAACCAGACCGAACAGTTGACCGCTGACAATAGAGTCCTAAAGAACCAGACCGAACAGTTGACCGCTGACAATAGAGTCCTAAAGAACCAGACCGAACAGTTGACCGCTGACAATAGAGTCCTACAGAATCGGACCGATCTGATGACGGTGGAGAttggaaacttagaaaatcAGACTAAGCAcctgaacagacagaaagacgacCTCAACTGGACGCTGGGAGTCATCCTGACGTTCAACAACTTTCCGGTGAATCAATTCTGCCCTGACAAAA AGTGTCAGCCCTGTCGGGGCGGCTGGATTCTTTACCAGAAAAAGTGCTACCTGTTTTATGATGAACCCGCTCCTTGGAAGTCATGGACACAAAGTCAAACATATTGCAAAGACAGCGGTGCAGATCTGGTTGTTATTGATAATCAGCAAGAACAG GAATTCATCAGTAATAACACCAAGTATTACTTTAGCGTGAACCATGGATACTGGATTGGGTTAAAAGAAAGTAACGGCACCTTTATCTGGATTGATGGACGCAGAGACACTCTTAG GTACTGGCTGGAGACTGGTGGATCAGGTTCATATGTGCTGGTTATCCCTGATAAGAGCCCAACGCAGAGCTGGAAAAGAAGTTCTCCTGAATTTCAACTCAGATTCATCTGTGAGAGTGAAGCCTTGATAAGGTCAAATTAG
- the LOC142380447 gene encoding uncharacterized protein LOC142380447 isoform X1, which translates to MEEEINYATLVLRKVASAPKDKEEEQTIYSVVKLQESAATKLKEKEDRAVISEVNPKELATPLSTEVEAAACCHSRLLLVCLGILCVVLAVTIVAMAIYIIMGMNKQEANLSAENQQLMEVLKNQTEQLTADIRVLKNQTEQLTADNRVLKNQTEQLTADNRVLKNRTELMTVEIGNLENQTKHLNRQKDDLNWTLGVILTFNSFPVKEFCPDKQCQPCQGGWILYQKKCYLFYDKPAPWKTWTQSQTYCKDSGADLVVIDNQQEQEFISNNTKYYHSEHHGYWIGLKESNGNFFWIDGRRNTLGYWLETGGSGSYVLVIPDKSPTQSWKRSSPEFQLKFICESEALIRLN; encoded by the exons atggaagaggAAATCAATTATGCCACACTGGTTTTAAGAAAGGTTGCTTCAGCTCCAAAAG acaaagaagaagagcagaCGATTTATTCTGTGGTGAAGCTTCAAGAGTCTGCAGCTACTAAACTTA AGGAAAAGGAGGACCGGGCAGTTATTTCTGAAGTGAACCCTAAAGAGCTTGCAACTCCTTTATCAA CAGAAGTTGAAGCAGCTGCTTGCTGTCACTCTCGTCTGTTGCTGGTGTGTTTGGGGATACTTTGCGTTGTCCTGGCAGTGACCATCGTGGCGATGGCCATCTACA TTATCATGGGAATGAACAAACAGGAAGCAAACCTCAGTGCAGAAAACCAGCAGCTGATGGAAGTCCTAAAGAATCAGACCGAGCAGTTGACCGCTGACATTAGAGTCCTAAAGAACCAGACCGAACAGTTGACCGCTGACAATAGAGTCCTAAAGAACCAGACCGAACAGTTGACCGCTGACAATAGAGTCCTAAAGAATCGGACCGAACTGATGACGGTGGAGAttggaaacttagaaaatcAGACTAAGCAcctgaacagacagaaagacgacCTCAACTGGACGCTGGGAGTCATCCTGACGTTCAACAGCTTTCCGGTGAAGGAATTCTGCCCTGACAAAC AGTGTCAGCCCTGTCAGGGCGGCTGGATTCTTTACCAGAAAAAGTGCTACCTGTTTTATGATAAACCCGCTCCTTGGAAGACATGGACACAAAGTCAAACATATTGCAAAGACAGCGGTGCAGATCTGGTTGTTATTGATAATCAGCAAGAACAG GAATTCATCAGTAATAACACCAAGTATTACCATAGCGAGCACCATGGATACTGGATTGGGTTAAAAGAAAGTAACGGCAACTTTTTCTGGATTGATGGACGCAGAAACACTCTTGG GTACTGGCTGGAGACTGGTGGATCAGGTTCATATGTGCTGGTTATCCCTGATAAGAGCCCAACACAGAGCTGGAAAAGAAGTTCTCCTGAATTTCAGCTCAAATTCATCTGTGAGAGTGAAGCCTTGATAAGGTTAAATTAG
- the LOC142380447 gene encoding uncharacterized protein LOC142380447 isoform X2 encodes MEEEINYATLVLRKVASAPKDKEEEQTIYSVVKLQESAATKLKEKEDRAVISEVNPKELATPLSKVEAAACCHSRLLLVCLGILCVVLAVTIVAMAIYIIMGMNKQEANLSAENQQLMEVLKNQTEQLTADIRVLKNQTEQLTADNRVLKNQTEQLTADNRVLKNRTELMTVEIGNLENQTKHLNRQKDDLNWTLGVILTFNSFPVKEFCPDKQCQPCQGGWILYQKKCYLFYDKPAPWKTWTQSQTYCKDSGADLVVIDNQQEQEFISNNTKYYHSEHHGYWIGLKESNGNFFWIDGRRNTLGYWLETGGSGSYVLVIPDKSPTQSWKRSSPEFQLKFICESEALIRLN; translated from the exons atggaagaggAAATCAATTATGCCACACTGGTTTTAAGAAAGGTTGCTTCAGCTCCAAAAG acaaagaagaagagcagaCGATTTATTCTGTGGTGAAGCTTCAAGAGTCTGCAGCTACTAAACTTA AGGAAAAGGAGGACCGGGCAGTTATTTCTGAAGTGAACCCTAAAGAGCTTGCAACTCCTTTATCAA AAGTTGAAGCAGCTGCTTGCTGTCACTCTCGTCTGTTGCTGGTGTGTTTGGGGATACTTTGCGTTGTCCTGGCAGTGACCATCGTGGCGATGGCCATCTACA TTATCATGGGAATGAACAAACAGGAAGCAAACCTCAGTGCAGAAAACCAGCAGCTGATGGAAGTCCTAAAGAATCAGACCGAGCAGTTGACCGCTGACATTAGAGTCCTAAAGAACCAGACCGAACAGTTGACCGCTGACAATAGAGTCCTAAAGAACCAGACCGAACAGTTGACCGCTGACAATAGAGTCCTAAAGAATCGGACCGAACTGATGACGGTGGAGAttggaaacttagaaaatcAGACTAAGCAcctgaacagacagaaagacgacCTCAACTGGACGCTGGGAGTCATCCTGACGTTCAACAGCTTTCCGGTGAAGGAATTCTGCCCTGACAAAC AGTGTCAGCCCTGTCAGGGCGGCTGGATTCTTTACCAGAAAAAGTGCTACCTGTTTTATGATAAACCCGCTCCTTGGAAGACATGGACACAAAGTCAAACATATTGCAAAGACAGCGGTGCAGATCTGGTTGTTATTGATAATCAGCAAGAACAG GAATTCATCAGTAATAACACCAAGTATTACCATAGCGAGCACCATGGATACTGGATTGGGTTAAAAGAAAGTAACGGCAACTTTTTCTGGATTGATGGACGCAGAAACACTCTTGG GTACTGGCTGGAGACTGGTGGATCAGGTTCATATGTGCTGGTTATCCCTGATAAGAGCCCAACACAGAGCTGGAAAAGAAGTTCTCCTGAATTTCAGCTCAAATTCATCTGTGAGAGTGAAGCCTTGATAAGGTTAAATTAG